TTGGCAAGGGGCGAATGTTTTCCTCTGCCCGAGAAGCTGTGGAGACCTACTATGCTGAGGATCCCAAGATTACGGATCAGTATCTTCCTTCTTTTGTGGTTGCTGAGAATGGCAAACCTGTGGGTACCATTGAGGATGGAGATAGTGTCGTTCTTTTCAACTTTCGAGGTGATCGAGCTATCGAGATCTCCATGGCTTTTGAATATAAAGACTTTGATAAGTTTGATCGTGAACGCTATCCTGAGGTTATGTTTGCAGGGATGATGCAGTACGATGGGGATCTTAAACTTCCCTCAAACTTTCTGGTTCAACCTCCTGTGATCACACGAACCGTGAGTGAATATATGTGTGCTGCGGGCATCAAAAGCTTTGCCATCTCTGAAACTCAGAAGTTTGGGCATGTTACCTACTTCTGGAATGGGAACCGATCGGGGTATATTGATGAGAAGCTTGAAACCTATATTGAGATTCCCTCGGATAAGATTCAGTTTGATAAAGCCCCTGCCATGAAGGCAAATGAGATTACCGAAAAGACCATTGAACTTCTCCGGACGGGGGAGTATAAGTTTGGACGGCTGAATTTTGCGAATGGGGATATGGTTGGACATACCGGTGTGATGGAAGCCGCCATTGAAGCCGTAGAAACCGTTGATCGCTGTGTAGGCCAACTTCTGGACGAGGTAAAAAAGATGAATGGGATTGTGGTGGTAACCGCCGATCACGGGAACGCGGATGAAATGTTTACAGAAAAAAATGGCAAGCGAGAGGTGAAAACTGCCCATACGCTTAACAAGGTTCCCTTTATTATTGTGGACTATGGCTATCAGAACGAGTACCACATACGTTCACTTCCGAAAGCGGGGCTCTCCAATGTCGCTGCTACCCTTTTGAACCTTTTGGGCTACAAAAAACCAGAAGACTACGATCCCTCACTTATTGAGTTTTAGGGATTATCCTATGGGGAGTCTTTATCTCGTTCGTCACGGGGAATCTACTTGGAATAAACACAATTGGTTTACCGGGTGGGTAGATGTTTCTCTCACTCCAAAAGGGATTGAGGAAGCATTGGCATGTGGACGAGAGCTTGCCTCTGTATCGTTTGATGTGGCGTATACTTCAACCCTCGTGCGGGCGATGGAAACCCTTCTTTTGGTTCTTGCTTTTCAATCCAAAACCCCTGTGGTTGTTTCCCACAAAGGAAAACAAAAACGCTGGGCAAGGATCTATAGCGAGGAAGCTGCGTCTCGCATTCTTCCCGTGTATACGGACTGGCATCTCAACGAGCGTTACTACGGGCATTTGCAGGGTCTTAACAAAGATGAAACCCGTCGATTATATGGAGAGGAAAAATTTACCCTCTGGCGGAGGAGCTATGATGTTCCTCCCCCAGGAGGGGAATCACTTCAAATGACTGCAAAGCGAACGATACCGTTTTTTCAGCGAGTGATTGTTCCCCTGGTTCAGTCGGGGAAAAACGTTATCATAAGTGCTCATGGGAATAGTCTTCGTTCGATTGTAATGTATTTGGATGGGCTTTCTGCTGATGAGGTTGTGAAGCTTGAGATTCCTCATGCAACGCCTCTCGTGTATGAATGGAAGAATAACTGGAGGCGCGAGAGATAGGATGAGCGAACAAAAAAAGATCCAGAAGCAAAAGATTCCTGTGAGACAGCGAACACCTGAAGAACGTGTGAAGGATTTTGGTGAAGTGGAATACCTCTATTCACCAGAAGAAGCCACCTTAGAAGCCCTTCGCTGTCTTCAGTGTAAAAATCCTCCCTGTGTGGAGGATTGCCCGGTTCATATCAAGATCCCTGTTTTTATTCGCCAGATTGCTGAGAAGAATATTGAGCTTGCTATTCGGACTATCCTCGAGGATAATCCTCTTCCCTCTGTCTGTGGGCGTGTGTGTCCTCAAGAGAGTCAGTGTCAGAAACGGTGTACGGTTGGCCGGATTGGTGATCCCATCCAGATAGGGAAACTGGAACGGTTTGTTGGGGATTCTACCTTGAAACCACTTCCCGAACGGATGAAGAAAAACAAAAAGGTAGCGGTTATTGGTTCTGGTCCTGCATCACTCACCTGTGCCGGAGAATTAGCAAGGCTTGGATATACCGTTACTGTTTTTGAGGCTCTCCACGAAATTGGTGGAGTGCTTCTCTATGGTATACCGGAGTTTCGTCTTCCCAAAGCGGTTCTGGAGCAAGAGATTTCCTATCTCAGAGAGTTGGGAGTTGAATTTCAGACCAATGTGTTGGTGGGAAGAACTCTTCCCTTCCATGAGTTACGAGAACAGTTTGATGCGGTGTTTCTGGGAACTGGTGCGGGGCTTCCCAAGTATCTCCACATTCCCGGAGAAAATCTCAGAGATGTGTATTCAGCAAATGAGTTTCTTACCCGTATTAATCTCATGAAATCGTATATGTTCGGTGAGTATGATACTCCTCTCGTTGTGAAAGGGGATGTGGTGGTTATTGGTGGGGGCAATGTGGCCATGGATGCTGCAAGAAGTGCCCTTCGTATGGGAGCCCGGTCGGTAACTGTTGTGTACCGCCGTGGTCGCAAGGAAATGCCAGCCAGGATTGAAGAAATAGCTCATGCAGAAGAAGAGGGCGTAAAGTTTGCTTTTCTGGCTGCTCCCGTAAGAATAGAAGGAGACAGTGAAGGAAATGTTACCTCTATCGTTTGTCAGCGGATGCTTCTTGGTGAACCGGACGAACGAGGGAGGCGGTGCTTTCTCCCTGTGGAGGGAGACTACTTTGTCCTTCCTGCGAACATGGTGATCAATGCAATTGGGCTTGATACGAATCGTATTCTTCTTGAAACGATCGAGGGACTTGCGCTGGATCAAAAAGGTCATGTTGTGGTTGACGAAAACCTTCAGACCTCTCTTTCTGGGGTTTTTGCGGGTGGTGATGTGGTGCTCGGGGCTGCAACGGTGATTCTTGCTGCTGGTCACGGCAAACAGGCTGCTCATGCTATTGACAGGTATCTTTTTCAAAAATAAATTTTTGTATTCTTTTCATTTTTTCGTTTGTTGTGTCGTATATATATGAGGGAGTTAGAGAGGAGAGGAGGGTGCTATGAAGATGAAAACTCTCTATGTCTTGATGGGAGTGTTTTTCTTTCTGTCATGTTCTCTGAGGGATTATATGAACCAACCCGTCATGAAGGATGCCTATGACGGTCCGATGATTCTTTTTCTTGAGCCGATGGGAGGATATTCGTATCCTGGAAGAGTACGGGTGGTGGCTGATGTTTCTGAGGCTGTCGGCGTGGAGAGTGTTGAAGTGGTTTCCGAGGGACTCAGCCAGTGGTTTCCAGCATTGAACCTTCCTGTATATCGTCTTCATAGCGAGGTGAGTTTTTCTTCTCCGGGATTAAAAACCATCGAAGTAAGGGCAAAAAATAGACTAGGGATCGAGCGCTCTGTATCTCTGGCGGTCAATATTCTAGGACCATCTATAACTATCACCAATGATTTTGCCCACGCGGGGTATATTTATACTGCAGCCAATACTCTTTCTTTGGGTGGGGAAGTGTTTTCGGGTCTAACCAATGTGTTGAGAGTTTTTGTCCGGGTAAAGCGACCAAATAGTGAAGAGGAGGTACCTGCTGTTTTGATGGGAGGATTTTGGGAGACAATGTCACCAGTTGTTCTTAATCCAAACGAGGACGTGGTACTCACAGCATTGGCAGAGGATCAGGGAGGAGTCCAGGCTTCGACACCACCTGTTACGGTTTATCAGGATCAAAGAGGACCGGATCCTGTGATTCTTACGAGGCCAATGAGTAACGGTGTGGAGGCAAATATGGTATTTTTTGAGGGAACTGTAAAAGATGACAAGGTTGGGGCTGCTCGTCTGGTAGCCACAGTAGACAACTGGGTCACTTCGTTTACAAACGAGCTTAACTCCTGGTGGGGAAATAGAGAAACTGTTGCATTTGCCTTTACGAGGTCTTTCCCTCCGGGCATTTATAACCTTCTCTATTACGCAGAGGACTTTTTGGGCAATCGCTCTCAAACGAATACGATAACATTTACCGTGGATGGTACTCTTCCTTATGTGTATGTGACAGGTCCACTGTCAGGTTTCTGTACCAATAAGGACTCGTTTGATGTTTATGGAGAGTATGATAATGCGACTATTCTTCAGTATTCTTTGAATGGAGGTCCATGGCAGAATATCTCCTCTTTTGGAGGAGGAAAGTGGACTAACCTTATCAATTTTATCCCTAATCAGACCAACACTCTGAGGCTCATGGCCATCAGTAACCAGTATACAAACCTTTCTCTCTTGTATAAGTTTCTTATTGATACCCTTCCTCCCCTGGTTACTTTCTATGATATTGGGACGCAGCCAAGGGTGAATGTTTCTTCTCAATCGCGACACATCAAGCTACAAGATAACCTTTCAGGGATAGCCTTTTTCTATGATATTCTTGATGGGTATTGGGGATATGGGGGGATGGGATTTCTTTCCGAAACCAATCTCACCACATGGCTTGGTCCATCCTATGAAGATAACGGCACTCGTGATTTTCCCTTTGGAGCGGTGGTTACCAACACGCTTATCCTTATTGATAGGGCTGGGAATACCAATATAAACTTTTCTCGTGTGGCTCAGGTTTACCCGGCGATTTTTGTCTCTCCGGGAGGAAGTCCTGCCGCCTTTGGGGTTGCTTCGGCACCGATAACTCTTGCCGAGGGTATGGAGACAGCGAAAGCCCTCGGGGTTCGTACCCTGGTTCTTCAGGAGGGAACGTATAATCTGGGTTTGCTCTCCCAACCTCTTCGACCTCAAAACAACATGATGATTGTAGGAGGCTTTGACAACACGTTTACGAACCACGCCTCGTATTCGACGCTGAAAAATACTGGGAAAAGAATCATGGAACTCGTGGATGTTTCTTCTGTTTTTCTTTCTTATCTTCATTTTTCTGGCAGCGGCTCCTCCGTGACTAATGGAGTCCTGTGGGTAACGAATAGTTCGGTCTTTCTTGTAGATAATATCTTTTCCTCAAACCAGGGCAAGCAAGGAGCGGCTATTTATGCAGTACATTCCCAGCTGGGATTAGTGAGTAATCTCTTTACCCGTAATAGGGTACACGATTTTGGAGTTGTTGTGGGAGTAGGATCCTTTTATTTTGGGTTGGGGAATTCCTATCTTACCAACATATCACAAACCATCTCAATCTTAAATAGAGATGTCCAGCTTTGCCTCTTAGGGGGAGCTGCGATTATCAGTAATGAGGTTTTTTCTTCCTATTCGAATGCAGGAAATGTCGATAATATTTTGATCAATGTGTACGCAAAAGATATGGGGACATTTCTTCTTCACGATTGTACCTTTACTTCCGTGATAGGATCGACGAATGGGGTTCATCTCTGGCTTGCAGGGAATATGCAAAATACAAGCATCCTCTCCAATCATTTTAAACAAGGGGTGCAGTATGGAATGATTAAGGAGGGAAACTGGGGTGGTTATGAGCTTCGACAGAATAGTCTCTTTACCAATGGACTACCCATTTTGTGGGCAGAGTTTCTTCCGGCGGCTACTAACCTGATTTTCTCGAATGAGATAACAAAGTTTAATGATCCTGGTGTGACGCGGGCCACACCTGATTCTACCGATAATCAGGCTCTTCCGTAGTTCAGTCGAGCGTGAAAGGAAGAGAAGCAAACTCCTGTTGGTAAATGCGGCGGTAGAAAAAGGTCTTTTGCCAGATGATTTTTACATAGTTTCGGGTTTCCTGATAGGGGATCATTTCTATCCAGAGGGGAGAACGAAAGGGGTAACGTTTTTTCCACGTGTTCACAGCCCCTTCTCCTGCGTTGTAAGCTGCCAGCGCATACGGGATCCAGCCGTAGCGTCTAAAGAGATAAAGGTAGAAGTTATTTCCTAAGAATACGTTATCATCGTAATCATAGGGGCTTGCGCCCGGGATGCCAAGATTTCTGGCAAGTTGGCTCGCTGTTGCCGGCATCAGCTGGGCATACCCGTAAGCTCCAGCAGAAGAGATCACATCCTTACGAAAGTGGCTCTCCTGACGGTAGGCTGAAAGTACCCACAAAGCAAGATTGGTGTTTGAAATGACAGGGAGGATATCTTTCAGAGGATCCAGAGGGTAGAGGGTTTTTTGCCAGTTTTCCGGCATAAGAAGAATACTTTCACGTCCCACATATCGTCGAAAATAGTAATCTAAGCGGGCAAGGGCTATTCCTCTCGCGTCGGCTTTTTCATAGAGGGCATGCCCATACCAGGAAAAACGGTAGCGGTTCTCCGGGGTTTCCAATTTTTTGTCGAGATAAGCCGCTAATTCTCGGGGATAGTTTGTCCAGAGACTATTCGTAAGGGCAAGTAACTCCTCATAGAGTTGTTTTTGTGAGGGAGTAAGTGAAAAATGCGAGGTAAGTACACTTTCCTGGAATTGTTTTAAGTCATTGGAAAAACGACCAGGAAATACCAGTTGTCCTGTAATGTCGTACAGAGCTAACGTCGTGAGAAGTCGCTTGTGAAGAGGAAGAGAAGGGAGAGTGTTTGTCGTATGGGTAAACCAGTTAGTAAACTCAGAAGGATACTGCGCGTGAAGGGGTGAGGCATAAAAATTGGCAACACACCACTCATAACTGTAAGGAGCATCGGAGAGAATACCTAAAAGCAGAGGATACGCCTCTTGTGGTTGATGGTGTTCGAGAAAGAGAAGTGCCCTGGTGAGAGAAAAAGTAGGGTGTGGGGTGGCTTTTTCTCTTCTTTCTAACCAGCTTGGTAGTCTGGGGTCTTTTTTCTCAAGCAGGATACCAAAAACGGCGAGTGCCACATCCTTGTTGAGGATGTTTTTTTCATTTACCTCGTACCACTGTAAAAGGGTTTCTGTTTTGTTCTGTCGGATGAGACTACGCGTGTATTCCCAGTGGAAAACAGAACCAAAACGTACGATCCCCTGGTGGGCGAGTTTTTCTGTGAGGGAGTAGGCACGAAGCTGGTTCGCCCACGTAATGGCTTTCTGAAAATCCTCGATGGTACCAAGGAGGTTGTTCTGGAGAGCTTTTTCTATTTCCTCAATTGCTTGAGAAGGTTTTTTTTTGACGAGAGCGTATTCTACCCTTGCTTTCCATTGACGGGAGGGAGGTAGAGAAGGAATGTACTTTCTTGCCAATTCTTCCACGATAGCCTCGGGTAATTGGGCGAGCCTTTTCCATAAACGCTCCCAGCTTGCCTCTGGCAGAGTGGAAAAATGAACGAGTTGATTTGTAAACTCCTGCCAGCAGACGGTAAGAAGTGTTGCCTGAGTGAGAATGAGAGGGATGGTAGAGGGCTCTTCTGAGAGAAAGCGTTGCCAGAGGGTGTATTGGGTTACAAGAAAGGGGAGTTCTCTCGGTGGCATGAAGTCATTGGAGATTTTCCAGATGTTCCAGAAAAGCATCTCCATATGATTGGTGGAAAGATAGGGATTGGTATGTGCCCGGCTGAGCCAGTTTGTGAGGGTGGGGAGAATATCTTCGCTATGAGGGGGTAAAGGTTTTTCAAAAAGCTTTTGGATAAAAAATGCAAAGAGAAACTGGTGAAAGGGGTTTTCCTGAGGGACTGAGAGAAGCAAGGCTTCTTGCCAGGCGCCAAGACTTCCCTCTATCATGAGACGGGACTGGGCGAGGCGGTACTGGTCTTCAAAGGAGAGATTGGTGGATTGTTCCAGGAGAGAAAGTACCTGGCGATAGGATCCTCTCTGGTAAAGGGCAGCAGGATCAGACGGGGTTTTTAATGGGGCAGTTGTCATTGCTAAAAGAAAAAAAATAATCATGTTTGCTCCTAAGTATTGATTTTATGACCGTAAAGTATAGGAGAAAAGAGCGAAAAAAGCAAATTTACAAAAAAAGAGGGGAGTTTATGGCAGTGTATACTTAATTGTGTCTGGTAGGAAAAAGATAACCTCCTGTGATAATATAAATAAAACTATCACAGGAGGCCAGATATGATTGAGACGAAGAATATTTTAGAGCTATTCAAACCAATTGTCAAGGAAGTATTAGAGAGTATGTTAAAAGAGGAAAGAGAGATTTACCTGGAAAACAATCCTCCCACAAAAGGCAATGGCTTTTACGAAAGGGATTTAAAGACAGCTTTTGGCGAGCTTACAGCCATACGTGTTCCAAGAACAAGGGATAATGGATTTAAAAGTGCCCTTCTTCCCTATCGCAAACGCATCACAGAAGACTTAGATGCATTAATCAGGGCTATGTTGATATCAGGAATGTCAACAAGGAAGATAGCAGAAGTTTTAAAAGAGCTTTATGAAATAAAGATTTCTTATGCTAACATCTCAAGGATAAGCCAGGTAGGCATAGAAGAGATTCAGAAGTGGCGTAGTCGCCCTCTCATGGAAGAATATGCCGTGGTATTTCTGGATGCTATGGTGTTTCCTATCAAGAGAGACAGGGTAGAAAATGAATCAATATATGTAGCTATAGGCATTACACCTGAGGGAAGACGGGAGATTTTAGGATACTGCCAGGAGGCATGGAAAGTGCTTATAACTGGCGGGAAATTTTGCTAGATATAAGAGAAAGAGGTGTCAAACAGATTCATTTTATTGTCTCTGATGGCTTAAGTGGTATGAAAACGTCATAACAGAGATATATCCCCACGCAAAGTATCAGCCCTGTGTAGTCCATGTCATGAGAAACATACTGGCTAAAGTGAGAGTTCAACACAGAAATATCATTGCCACTGAAATAAAAGAGGTATTTCATGCCAAAGACAAACAGGAGGCAGAACAATTGTTTATGAAATTTACACAAAAATGGAAAAATATCTATCCCAACTTAATGAATAACCTCTTGACAATAAGAGAGAATATATTCACTTACATGGAATTACCTGAAGGAATACGAAGCAAGGTGTATACAAACAATGCCCTGGAAAGACTCTTTAAAGAACTTAAAAGGAGATTAAAAACAATGGAAATGTGTCAAAGCGAGGCTTCAGCTGAGAAATATCTTTACCTGTTATTAAGATACCAAAATGAGAAGTTCTTAAAAAGAAAGTTAAAAAATTGGGAGTATTACTTTCAACTCTATCGTGAGCAACACTCATACACCAAAGAAAATATTCACAGCGAGGTTATCCTATGACTAGACACAATTTTCTTGACACAATGGAGTTTATTGTTTCATAAATAAAGACTTCAATAAAGGGGGAAAGTATTTTTCGTTTTTTGTATTTTTAGTTTGGAAAATTCTTGAATGATCAGTGAGAGAAGCTGTTTGTTTTTCTACCCCGTTGCGTCAAATAAAAAAGTACTCGAAATTCGAATCATTGCCTCATAAAAAAAAGTACTCAAAAATTCCATACAGTTTCCTCCAAATTTTTGTTTTTTACATTCTTTTTCTTTTGAAGGCTGAAAAGTTTTCTCTGGCAAGCCGTAATTTTTTGTCTTAGGTGAAACAAATCGAGAGCCTTATAAAGCCTTGTTAGGCGTTCCTTTTGTGCCTCACTTACATAACCCAACTTGCAACCTAATGCTCTAAAACTAAGATGTATCAAGGCTTTCATTTTTTCGATTCTCCCTTTTAGGTAACACGGATTTTTTCTGAAAGAAGGGACATTCCTTATAGTTCAGGGCATGATATATCTCCCTTACACGAACGATGGGTTTACTGCATTTCTTTATGTAAATCGTCCTCCCTGTCCTCGTCTTCATCTCACTGGTAATAAGCTTCTGCGTGTTCATCCTCCTGACTATATTACTCCAATCATCTCTTATCCCCTTCGCCTTGAGCTTTTGCCTTATGGTGTTTACAACCATATACGCAAGGATACTCCCATAGATGTGTGCCTCTGAATAGATGTCTTTTTGATGAAACACTGGTCTCATCTTCAGATCACTCTTCAATACCCTGAATGTTCCCTCTATCTCCCTCAATGTGTTGTATATCTTCCATATCGTCTCTTCATCTTCCCCCTTGAGGGTGGTGCGGATAAAGTATGCCCCAGGCACCTTCACTCCTTCCACCCTCTTCCACTTAATCTCCGTCCTATCCCATCCTTCTCCTTTATCTTCACCTCGTACAGACGGTTCACCGAGGGTATCTCTCTTTAACCTCCCAAGCCTCTCATATACCTTCTCTATCCTCTTTATCCCTCCCTTCCTCTCTATCCCCTTGATAGACTCCAGCCCCTCTTCATACCTCTTTGAGAGTTCCTCTTCCATGCTCTGCTCTTTGAGCGCCTTCCCCTTTCTTTATATACAAAACCTGTCTTCATATCCTTCAACTTCTACCCATTGGGCAAAATCTCATTGCCTCTCCTGTCTGTAAGCCTTCTGCCCTTCTCCTCTATCTCAGCTATATGACGGTCTTTCATCTTCAACCAATACAAACATACATAGTCCCTCTTTTGCTCCCGTAACATCCTGAGATTCTCCTCAGTGGCTATCCCTGCATCTATTACTATCACAGGACAGTGACCCTCCGAAGGATATCGCTCCTCCATGTCTTTAATAGTCTTCTTCAAAGTCTTACTGTCCCTGATGTTTCCTTCATAGATATGGCTGTATCGGATGAAACCCATCGTGTCTGTCACCAATCCCAATGCCATAAGCTTTGCATCATTACGCCTCTCTTTGCTCCGACCAAACCTCGCCTTCTCACTATCCTCTTCTCCCCTCAAAATAGAGATTCGTTAGATCATAGAGTATTATCTTGTCTTGCGGTGTAAATAACTCCCCAGTGCGTCTGGCCATCCATCGATCTATCTCCTCTTTGGCTTGATAAAGCTTTCGGCTCACTTTGTAAAGATGGTGCCTGCTTACACTTGAGCTCTACCCCATAAAGTTCACTTAACCCACTGTTTTCCTTCAGCCATTCCTCTGTCTTGTGCTCAGAAGCAGGAAATACCGCACGGGCAGTTATGTATATCATCGCCATCTTAATCCATCTCTCTCACACCCCAATTCACCCAGATATCTCGATAACCCTAACTCCTCAAGTGCCTGCCTGCATAACCACTCAGCACCAACCTCACGAGCATCATTATGCTCAAGACTGTTACATCTACCTCCTGATAGTCATGAGACCCTCATCTGCTGCCTCTGTGCTTACAAGGGATTCCTTTGGTATATCCAGTAACCCCTTCTGTATGATAATACTGGCATAATGCTGAGCAAGGTTTTCTATCTTTTGGGGTATCTGTGAAACAAAAAGGGAAGGCCTCTTGTAAACAATCTGTTCAATCCTGTCAGCAAGAACTTTATGGTCTGATCTATCAGGAAGTTCTTCGAGCTTACCAAGGTTGAGAATATTTCTATGTCTTACAGTATTACCGAGGCGATAACTCTCACAGAGGCGGTAGTAGGTATACCGTTTACCAGTCTTTCTGTTAGGTATGGATATAGGTTTAACGAACATGAGTAGAGTATAGCATAGGAGTGGCAGTAATGTCAAGTAGAAACTATTATTTAGGGACTACATACTAATTTCCAGAAACGATATTCATAAAAATCAAGGGGTTAGGAGCTTAAGATAACCCAAATTGGAGGATTTTTGGGGTAAAATGTTGCAAGTTGGGATAAGAGCTTTCTAAAAGCCGCTGGTAGGGAGTTTTAATATCATCATGCTTCTTTTGCACCTTGCTTCCGATTCTCTTTTTCTCTGTCATTTTCATAACCGGTTGAAAAAAGTTGGCATAAAGCCTGAGATACGCATAGAGTCGGTTCAAGTAGTAGACTTCTTCCTCGGTATCGTAGCGGAAGTATCCAACATTCTGGCGGACTATGGAATAGTTTTTCTGCTCAACGTAGCAGTTATCATTGGAACGGGAGCTTCTCCCCCTTGTAAATTTTATCTGGTGCTTCTCACACCAATCACGCAGAGGATGATTAATAAATTCAGCGCGGTATCAGAATCAATTCCCCGTAACTCAAAAGTCTTCTTTGGACTTTTCTATGGCTTCTCTTACCCATTTTGAAGCTTTGTTTTTGATTGCCACAAGTTCTGTCCAACCGCTCCAAACATCCACCATATTTAATGTTTGAGCAAAATCTCCCCGGCTATTTCCTCCCTCATGGGCAACCAGATCAATCTCCATAAAACCAGGGCAATTTTCATCCCACTCTGCCCACGTGCGTATAGCTATTTGTTGCTTTAATAGCGTTCCAGGCTTTGTACCTTTTCGTCCTTTTATCTCAAGCTTTTTACGCTCATGTTTCAAAAGTCGGTCAATACTTGAAGCACTTATATGGCGCAAGTTCTCTATGGCCTGTTGAAAACCCTGGAAATGCCCGTTTGCTAAGAGATTATCTAAAACTTCATTTAAAATTGGCTTTAAACGTTTGCCACACATGTAGTTTTCAATTTCCCAGACCTTTTTTAGAAGTTTTAGTTCCTCTTCGCCGAATTTTTTCTTTCTGCCAGGTCTTTTGCCCTTTTTGGCTATATCGGCTTTAAGGTAATTTTTTTTGCCTACATATATGGTTTTTCCGTGCTGCCTCAAGAGCCTGGCGGCATAGTTTCGGTTTTTTAAACCTGTTATCCTCACAAAATAATCCAGTATCTCCATTTTTTCCTTTTTGCTGGCTTTTTGATATTGTTTTGCCGTTTCCCTGTAAATAGGTCTCCTTTCAAACATCGCTAACTCCACCTTTTACCTCCAGTTCTTTGAACTGGATTATTCTTTAAATACTTTTTATTTTTTTTATTTTGAAGCAACGTTCCCTTTTCGAGTACTTTTATTATGAAGCAATTCGTCTACTTGACAGGTTGTCTCTTTTTCACTATAATACTATGTATACTATAAAGGAGTTTTGAGAATGCGAATTGCTCTTCGTTATTTAGAAAATGAACGGGTTGAATGTTC
This sequence is a window from Thermospira aquatica. Protein-coding genes within it:
- the gpmI gene encoding 2,3-bisphosphoglycerate-independent phosphoglycerate mutase, with the protein product MSLTLKPLENFHSRSGPVLLVIMDGIGLGKPSEGNAVYKAKTPVLDELFKMPLYTELQAHGTAVGLPSDDDMGNSEVGHNALGAGRVFSQGAKRVNEAIADGSIFQTEVWKSLVRRCTEGKGTFHFIGLLSDGNVHSHIDHLIALLRHAAKEGVKRARIHTLLDGRDVPEKSALIYIDKLEGVLKELKAQGFDYRIASGGGRMVTTMDRYFADWNIVKRGWDAHVLGKGRMFSSAREAVETYYAEDPKITDQYLPSFVVAENGKPVGTIEDGDSVVLFNFRGDRAIEISMAFEYKDFDKFDRERYPEVMFAGMMQYDGDLKLPSNFLVQPPVITRTVSEYMCAAGIKSFAISETQKFGHVTYFWNGNRSGYIDEKLETYIEIPSDKIQFDKAPAMKANEITEKTIELLRTGEYKFGRLNFANGDMVGHTGVMEAAIEAVETVDRCVGQLLDEVKKMNGIVVVTADHGNADEMFTEKNGKREVKTAHTLNKVPFIIVDYGYQNEYHIRSLPKAGLSNVAATLLNLLGYKKPEDYDPSLIEF
- a CDS encoding histidine phosphatase family protein, whose amino-acid sequence is MGSLYLVRHGESTWNKHNWFTGWVDVSLTPKGIEEALACGRELASVSFDVAYTSTLVRAMETLLLVLAFQSKTPVVVSHKGKQKRWARIYSEEAASRILPVYTDWHLNERYYGHLQGLNKDETRRLYGEEKFTLWRRSYDVPPPGGESLQMTAKRTIPFFQRVIVPLVQSGKNVIISAHGNSLRSIVMYLDGLSADEVVKLEIPHATPLVYEWKNNWRRER
- the gltA gene encoding NADPH-dependent glutamate synthase, with the translated sequence MSEQKKIQKQKIPVRQRTPEERVKDFGEVEYLYSPEEATLEALRCLQCKNPPCVEDCPVHIKIPVFIRQIAEKNIELAIRTILEDNPLPSVCGRVCPQESQCQKRCTVGRIGDPIQIGKLERFVGDSTLKPLPERMKKNKKVAVIGSGPASLTCAGELARLGYTVTVFEALHEIGGVLLYGIPEFRLPKAVLEQEISYLRELGVEFQTNVLVGRTLPFHELREQFDAVFLGTGAGLPKYLHIPGENLRDVYSANEFLTRINLMKSYMFGEYDTPLVVKGDVVVIGGGNVAMDAARSALRMGARSVTVVYRRGRKEMPARIEEIAHAEEEGVKFAFLAAPVRIEGDSEGNVTSIVCQRMLLGEPDERGRRCFLPVEGDYFVLPANMVINAIGLDTNRILLETIEGLALDQKGHVVVDENLQTSLSGVFAGGDVVLGAATVILAAGHGKQAAHAIDRYLFQK
- a CDS encoding lytic transglycosylase domain-containing protein, translating into MIIFFLLAMTTAPLKTPSDPAALYQRGSYRQVLSLLEQSTNLSFEDQYRLAQSRLMIEGSLGAWQEALLLSVPQENPFHQFLFAFFIQKLFEKPLPPHSEDILPTLTNWLSRAHTNPYLSTNHMEMLFWNIWKISNDFMPPRELPFLVTQYTLWQRFLSEEPSTIPLILTQATLLTVCWQEFTNQLVHFSTLPEASWERLWKRLAQLPEAIVEELARKYIPSLPPSRQWKARVEYALVKKKPSQAIEEIEKALQNNLLGTIEDFQKAITWANQLRAYSLTEKLAHQGIVRFGSVFHWEYTRSLIRQNKTETLLQWYEVNEKNILNKDVALAVFGILLEKKDPRLPSWLERREKATPHPTFSLTRALLFLEHHQPQEAYPLLLGILSDAPYSYEWCVANFYASPLHAQYPSEFTNWFTHTTNTLPSLPLHKRLLTTLALYDITGQLVFPGRFSNDLKQFQESVLTSHFSLTPSQKQLYEELLALTNSLWTNYPRELAAYLDKKLETPENRYRFSWYGHALYEKADARGIALARLDYYFRRYVGRESILLMPENWQKTLYPLDPLKDILPVISNTNLALWVLSAYRQESHFRKDVISSAGAYGYAQLMPATASQLARNLGIPGASPYDYDDNVFLGNNFYLYLFRRYGWIPYALAAYNAGEGAVNTWKKRYPFRSPLWIEMIPYQETRNYVKIIWQKTFFYRRIYQQEFASLPFTLD
- a CDS encoding transposase, giving the protein MRGEEDSEKARFGRSKERRNDAKLMALGLVTDTMGFIRYSHIYEGNIRDSKTLKKTIKDMEERYPSEGHCPVIVIDAGIATEENLRMLREQKRDYVCLYWLKMKDRHIAEIEEKGRRLTDRRGNEILPNG